In the genome of Phlebotomus papatasi isolate M1 chromosome 2, Ppap_2.1, whole genome shotgun sequence, one region contains:
- the LOC129801553 gene encoding nucleoside diphosphate kinase 7: protein MSFGVQRMTAEDLEKLIFIALCEADGGLERRIYLHFYLYDNSVEMIDEKTRKPFLRRTRVDKLTKRDFFVGSRLLIFGRNINIIDYGDCKTRKELSPRMERTFLLLKSKSLHKLGEIWCEIVKADFQVVNCKMIKLRPEDAVKIHGNETDSTRLSELITSSIEGVSVAMEIVARNAVERMKELYEENFPDSPIYSSSSTANASRDIEYFFGVQNFSSTATFSDSTLAILKPHAVRSGKTGEILKEILASGLRVTAMKMLHLDRKTCEDFLKVYRGVAPEYNQMLLELSSGPCLVLEISPGSSEDAHSSLRRLCGPFDSEIGRKFYPQSLRAKYGIDRALNAIHCTDLPDDCASEVDFFFGQ, encoded by the exons ATGTCATTTGGTGTTCAAAGAATG acTGCTGAAGATcttgagaaattaatttttattgccctCTGTGAAGCTGATGGAGGTCTTGAGAGAAGAATTTACCTTCATTTCTATCTTTATGATAATTCTGTTGAAATG ATTGATGAGAAGACAAGGAAGCCGTTCTTAAGACGAACCAGAGTGGACAAACTCACAAAGAGGGACTTTTTTGTGGGTTCCAGGCTTCTAATTTTTGGCAGGAATATCAATATAATTGACTATGGCGATTGCAAAACCAGGAAAGAATTGAGCCCTCGGATGGAAAG AACTTTTCTGCTCTTGAAAAGCAAATCTCTTCACAAACTTGGTGAAATTTGGTGTGAGATTGTAAAGGCAGATTTTCAGGTGGTCAACTGCAAGATGATCAAACTGAGGCCAGAAGATGCAGTAAAGATTCACGGAAATGAGACAGACTCCACAAGGCTCTCAGAGTTAATCACCAGTAGCATCGAGGGAGTTTCTGTTGCAATGGAAATCGTAGCTAGGAATGCTGTTGAGAGAATGAAGGAACTCTATGAGGAGAACTTTCCGGATTCACCCATCTACTCTTCATCTAGCACTGCCAATGCTTCCAGGGACATTGAATACTTCTTTGGGGTGCAAAATTTCTCTTCAACAGCCACTTTCTCAGACTCTACACTTGCTATCCTGAAGCCTCATGCTGTTCGTAGTGGGAAGACTGGAGAAATTCTCAAGGAAATCCTCGCCAGTGGACTTAGAGTGACTGCCATGAAGATGCTTCATCTGGATAGAAAAACTTGTGAAGATTTCCTGAAGGTTTATCGAGGAGTGGCTCCAGAGTACAATCAAATGCTACTGGAACTATCCAGTGGTCCATGCCTTGTACTGGAGATTTCTCCAGGAAGTTCTGAGGATGCTCACTCATCTCTCAGACGCCTCTGTGGACCCTTTGATTCAGAAATTGGTCGCAAATTTTATCCCCAAAGCTTGAGAGCTAAATATGGAATAGACAGAGCTCTCAATGCCATTCACTGTACAGATTTACCAGATGATTGTGCGTCAGAAGTGGACTTTTTCTTCGGGCAGTAA
- the LOC129801579 gene encoding uncharacterized protein LOC129801579, giving the protein MLLSLVVFCVFSTISNVPGLEVTDEPPITDYSTVSTITDEDLFPNIFESSDDYVIVTLPPNTTSLEDKSEEKPHISFADTKQIGFPSDREGPRRPCRCMNGLCACCTGVLMDAFKTKGCMNLRYIPEDFAFQFEMKMNERVLYKNRISGKNPPPICINPPRIGFIEVCANFYDVYFVGRNMHVCLEMGGYFQGFELFSRSFDCIRMGDKGVKVMKPEDEDFRPTSGSLDAEVDAGDDIEDYDENVVRRFDKN; this is encoded by the exons ATGTTGCTCTCTTTGGTTGTTTTCTGTGTCTTCAGCACCATCAGCAATGTCCCAGGATTAGAAGTCACAGATGAGCCTCCAATTACTGATTATTCAACAGTCTCAACGATCACTGATGAAGATCTCTTCCCAAATATCTTTGAAT CTTCTGATGACTATGTGATAGTGACCCTTCCACCCAATACAACATCCTTGGAAGATAAAAGTGAAGAGAAGCCACACATCAGCTTCGCAGACACCAAACAAATTGGCTTTCCAAGTGACCGAGAAGGTCCCCGAAGGCCCTGCCGATGTATGAATGGACTCTGTGCTTGCTGCACAGGAGTCCTCATGGATGCTTTCAAGACGAAAGGGTGCATGAATCTTCGTTACATCCCTGAGGACTTtgcttttcaatttgaaatgaaGATGAACGAAAGGGTTCTTTACAAAAATCGCATCTCTGGCAAGAATCCTCCACCAATTTGCATCAATCCACCCAGAATTGGATTTATTGAAGTCTGTGCCAACTTCTATGATGTCTATTTCGTGGGAAGGAATATGCATGTGTGCCTTGAAATGGGAGGATACTTCCAG GGTTTTGAGCTTTTTTCACGCTCCTTTGACTGCATTCGAATGGGTGACAAAGGAGTAAAAGTTATGAAACCAGAAGATGAGGACTTCCGACCAACATCTGGGAGTTTGGATGCAGAAGTCGATGCAGGAGATGACATTGAGGATTATGATGAAAATGTGGTGAGACGGTTCGATAAAAATTAG
- the LOC129801521 gene encoding phenoloxidase-activating factor 2-like, whose product MFNRIGFVILLFVVVSESFEFPDDNPGESPNYPNPLESVDLNRNGNDLDPVNFEQRQGAMPTLGPTLAPGGAFPPGGQAPPGGAFPPGGQAPPGGQFPPGGQAPPGGQFPPGGQAPPGGQFPPGGQIPTLRPSFPQTQFPQTPFPSFPQTQFPSFPPPTGQRTCVCVPTGQCPQTGSVDGSGIIDIRIVTGTGGGSGGLPNGGSDIPTNIVSPTTCAPRLQLCCQTGPYQCGMRYAPVAGSPPAGPGQAPYGAYPWQAVLLSPGNVYAGSGVLIDNRHILTAAHRVVNFSSPALIEVRLGEWDAASTREPFPAQEYRVAQMFIHPGFNPRNLQNDVAVLRLTTPVNLGSSPAITTGCLTRTSFDGSRCWVSGWGRNDFLSGTYQAIQKQVDVPVINNAQCQVQLRATRLGPTFILDPTSFTCAGGEPGKDACTGDGGSPLMCNRNGRWYIAGLVAWGIGCATGGVPGVYVDVMNYIPWIQSVVRM is encoded by the exons ATGTTCAATCGCATCGGATTTGTGATTTTGCTGTTCGTGGTTGTCAGTGAATCCTTTGAATTCCCTGACGATAATCCTGGTGAGAGCCCCAATTACCCCAATCCTCTGGAGAGTGTTGATTTAAACCGCAATGGGAATGATTTGGATCCAGTCAATTTCGAGCAGAGGCAAG gagCAATGCCTACTTTAGGACCAACTCTTGCTCCTGGAGGGGCCTTCCCTCCTGGTGGACAAGCTCCTCCTGGAGGAGCATTTCCTCCCGGTGGACAGGCTCCGCCGGGTGGGCAATTTCCTCCTGGTGGACAGGCCCCTCCCGGTGGACAATTTCCTCCTGGTGGCCAGGCTCCTCCCGGAGGACAGTTTCCTCCTGGGGGGCAAATACCAACCCTTCGGCCTAGCTTTCCTCAAACCCAATTCCCACAGACTCCCTTCCCATCTTTCCCACAGACTCAATTCCCTTCATTCCCTCCGCCAACTGGTCAGCGGACATGCGTTTGCGTTCCCACCGGTCAGTGCCCACAGACTGGGAGTGTGGATGGAAGTGGCATAATAGACATTAGAATTGTAACTGGCACTGGTGGGGGAAGTGGTGGACTCCCCAATGGAGGATCAGACATTCCCACTAATATTGTTTCACCCACAACCTGTGCTCCAAGACTTCAGCTGTGTTGTCAAACTGGACCCTATCAATGCGGTATGCGATATGCACCTGTTGCTGGCAGTCCTCCAGCAGGACCCGGACAAGCTCCGTATGGTGCCTATCCATGGCAAGCAGTTCTCTTATCGCCCGGAAATGTGTATGCGGGATCTGGGGTTCTCATTGACAATCGTCACATCCTCACGGCCGCCCACAGGGTCGTTAATTTCTC aagTCCCGCTTTAATTGAGGTGCGATTGGGTGAGTGGGATGCAGCTTCGACGAGGGAACCCTTTCCAGCTCAGGAATACCGCGTGGCACAGATGTTTATCCATCCTGGGTTCAATCCGCGCAATTTGCAAAATGATGTGGCAGTTTTAAGACTAACAACTCCTGTGAATTTGGGTTCGTCACCAGCAATTACAACAGGATGCCTCACAAGGACATCCTTCGATGGTTCACGTTGTTGGGTATCTGGATGGGGACGCAACGACTTTCTCAGTGGGACATATCAGGCAATCCAAAAGCAG GTGGATGTTCCCGTGATTAACAACGCTCAGTGTCAAGTTCAGTTGCGTGCCACGCGTCTAGGGCCTACTTTCATTCTTGACCCAACAAGCTTCACCTGCGCAGGAGGAGAACCTGGCAAAGATGCCTGCACAGGAGATGGGGGATCTCCCCTGATGTGCAATAGAAATGGGCGATGGTACATTGCTGGGTTAGTGGCTTGGGGTATTGGTTGTGCTACAGGAGGAGTTCCTGGAGTTTACGTAGATGTCATGAACTACATCCCCTGGATACAGTCCGTAGTCAGGATGTAA